The following are encoded together in the Argopecten irradians isolate NY chromosome 5, Ai_NY, whole genome shotgun sequence genome:
- the LOC138323433 gene encoding bone morphogenetic protein 10-like: MKANVVIPPFILVHILLLKAVVECRSLLSVDPPRGSEQLTRTRRDDIDIEYEDYDDVSYMDIMPKPFIVDDMRQFVLPPSLPLSQESEESIQLPDLSNQAPEYMMELYKQYSSKRLASPESSIVRSFTNINQGDEISGNSFTERQSRVHTMIFNITSISLDEVVDLAELRLFTLVENDRNAYIGVDRKVSVFEVIPVNDQPYKLINSKHIYGRNSNWETFDVTSAVKRWVADINSVQILEIRIENVFHSVSYGEMDIEARPKTRTEPLLVVFSSEYSKSKLHMKERHEMVTHEMDSFDIMGDINGTQTNHTESNILQKRFKRRANKKGTVCRRRSLYIQFSDIDWDRWIIAPQGYQAYQCVGKCYFPFSDYLSPTKHSIIQTLLNSKNPQKANRACCVPTKLDPISILYVDELGVVTFKYKYDGMVVKECGCR; encoded by the exons ATGAAGGCCAATGTTGTTATTCCTCCGTTCATTCTTGTGCATATTTTGCTCCTAAAGGCAGTAGTAGAGTGCCGTTCTCTGCTGTCTGTAGACCCGCCCCGAGGTTCGGAGCAACTGACGAGGACAAGGCGCGACGACATCGATATTGAATACGAGGATTACGACGACGTCAGTTATATGGATATAATGCCAAAACCATTCATTGTCGACGATATGCGTCAATTTGTGTTACCCCCTAGTTTACCATTGTCACAGGAATCCGAGGAATCTATCCAACTCCCGGACCTTTCCAATCAAGCTCCGgaatatatgatggagttgtatAAACAATACTCTTCCAAGCGGCTGGCCAGTCCTGAGTCGTCCATAGTAAGAAGCTTCACCAACATTAACCAGGGGGACG AAATATCCGGGAATTCATTTACGGAACGCCAGTCCCGAGTCCATACCATGATATTCAACATAACCAGTATATCTCTTGATGAGGTGGTTGATCTAGCGGAACTTCGGCTTTTTACCTTGGTCGAAAATGACCGTAATGCTTACATAGGTGTGGATAGGAAAGTGTCCGTGTTTGAGGTCATTCCTGTAAATGACCAACCATATAAACTTATCAACTCAAAACATATATACGGGCGAAACAGCAACTGGGAAACGTTTGACGTCACTTCCGCCGTGAAACGATGGGTTGCGGACATTAATTCTGTGCAAATATTAGAAATTagaattgaaaatgtttttcataGTGTAAGTTACGGTGAGATGGACATTGAAGCACGTCCTAAAACTCGGACAGAACCGTTATTAGTGGTTTTCTCAAGTGAATACAGCAAAAGTAAACTTCACATGAAGGAGAGACATGAGATGGTTACACATGAGATGGATTCGTTCGATATCATGGGAGATATTAATGgtacacaaacaaatcatacaGAATCTAATATATTACAGAAACGTTTTAAGCGGAGGGCAAACAAAAAGGGGACAGTGTGTCGACGGCGTTCTCTGTATATACAGTTCAGCGACATAGACTGGGACCGATGGATTATCGCCCCTCAAGGCTATCAG gCCTACCAGTGCGTGGGGAAGTGCTATTTTCCATTCAGTGATTACCTGTCACCCACGAAACACTCAATAATACAAACTCTCCTCAACTCCAAAAATCCTCAAAAGGCTAACAGGGCGTGTTGTGTGCCAACCAAACTGGACCCTATATCAATCCTTTATGTGGACGAGTTAGGAGTGGTtacatttaaatacaaataCGACGGTATGGTCGTGAAGGAATGTGGCTGCAGGTAA